One window of Alosa sapidissima isolate fAloSap1 chromosome 21, fAloSap1.pri, whole genome shotgun sequence genomic DNA carries:
- the s100a11 gene encoding protein S100-A11: protein MESAINTLVCQFKTFAGKDGSATTLSKDEFKSLVVSQLPTLVKNASDPGVIDQLMSSLDQNNDGELTFMEFWQLIGSVASKHSGLC from the exons ATGGAATCTGCCATCAACACCCTGGTCTGCCAGTTCAAGACCTTCGCTGGAAAGGATGGGTCAGCAACCACCCTTAGCAAAGACGAGTTCAAGAGCTTGGTGGTGTCTCAGCTGCCCACCCTAGTCAAG AATGCCAGTGATCCTGGGGTGATCGACCAGCTCATGAGCTCTTTGGACCAGAACAATGACGGAGAGCTGACCTTCATGGAGTTCTGGCAGCTGATTGGCTCCGTGGCAAGCAAGCACAGTGGCCTCTGCTAG